Proteins encoded together in one Heterodontus francisci isolate sHetFra1 chromosome 20, sHetFra1.hap1, whole genome shotgun sequence window:
- the marveld1 gene encoding MARVEL domain-containing protein 1: MAPQSAKASSLTIQKQFLKSLLGVLRMLQILLGAVVWIIIAVSKYDGALHYVVFVAVFFWLTTLALFFLTLLSKSDLVPIVGGDRWVLTNALHDWLAVLLYLVAAYLMGSKTNDKSYCNLPTYSYRCPYKIYLSAAVFVSLCTLLYLISAVYCTCKKCRDEQSVI; the protein is encoded by the coding sequence ATGGCTCCTCAGTCAGCTAAGGCGTCGTCCCTGACTATCCAGAAGCAGTTCCTGAAGAGTTTGCTGGGAGTGTTGAGAATGCTACAGATCCTCCTGGGTGCTGTGGTCTGGATTATCATCGCGGTCAGCAAGTATGATGGAGCTTTGCACTACGTGGTCTTTGTGGCTGTCTTCTTCTGGCTCACTACCCTCGCCCTCTTCTTCCTCACCCTGCTGAGCAAAAGCGACCTGGTGCCCATCGTGGGAGGTGACCGCTGGGTGCTAACCAACGCCCTGCACGACTGGCTGGCCGTCCTGCTCTACCTGGTGGCCGCCTATCTCATGGGCAGCAAGACCAACGACAAGAGCTACTGCAACCTGCCCACCTACAGCTACCGCTGCCCTTATAAGATCTACCTGAGCGCCGCGGTGTTCGTCAGCCTCTGCACCCTGCTATATCTCATCTCTGCTGTTTATTGTACCTGCAAGAAATGCCGTGACGAGCAGTCGGTCATTTAG